DNA sequence from the Streptomyces canus genome:
GGGGCTGTTCATCATCGCCGAGCACTTCCTCGCCATCCGCTTCGACCTGATGGGCGTGCCCGGGGCGACACCGGATCAGGTGGAGTGCGTGCGCAGCCATGTGCATGCCCTCGGGCAGTGCCGCAAGGTGCTGCGGGAGGGCGGCTGGCGCACCCTCGTCACCGACGACACGGCCGGAGCGGCGCGCGAGGTGGCCGAGCTGGGCGACCCGCGGCACGCGGCGCTCGCCCCGCCCGCCGCGGCCGGACTCTACGGTCTCGACGTGCTGCGTCCCGGGGTCGAGGACGATCCGGACAACACCACCCGGTTCGTCGTCCTGTCCCGCGAGTCCGTCGTGGCCCCGCACACCGGGGAACCGACGATGACGAGCCTGTTCTTCTCCGTGCGCAACATCCCCAGCGCGCTCTTCAAGGCGCTCGGCGGGTTCGCCACCAGCGGGGTGAACCTCACGAAGATCGAGAGCTATCAGATCGGCGCGGGGCTGAACGCCAGTCGCTTCTACGCCGAGATCGAGGGCCACCCCGACGAGCAGCACGTCGCCCTGGCCCTGCACGAACTGGGGTTCTTCTCCACCGAGGTACGCATCCTGGGTGTCTACCCGTCCCATCCGCACCGGCTGGAGCACTGAACGGCCGCGTTTCGTTCGTCAGGACACTTTCTCTCCATGGGCTGTTCCCTGATCGGCAAGCGACCGCTTAGTATGCGGGGAACCCCGGTCAGACCCCGGCATGACGACGCAGCCCCGTGGAGGCCCCCCATGCAGGCTTGGCAAGTGCACGAGAACGGCGAGCCGAGCGAGGTGATGCGCCTCGCGGACGTGGCGCAGCCCGTTCCCGGTGACGGCCAGGTCCTGCTGAAGGTGCGCGCCGCCAACATCAACTTCCCGGACGTGCTGATGTGCCGCGGCCACTACCAGGTCCGCCCGCCGCTGCCCTTCACGCCCGGCGTGGAGATCTGCGGCGAGACCGAGGACGGACGGCGCGTGATCGCCAACCCCGCACTGCCGCACGGCGGTTTCGCCGAGTACGCCGTCGCCGACGCCGCCGCTCTGCTGTCCGCACCCGACTCGCTGGACGACGCCGAGGCCGCCGCCCTGCACATCGGCTACCAGACGGGCTGGTTCGGGCTGCACCGACGGGCCCATCTG
Encoded proteins:
- a CDS encoding prephenate dehydratase, with product MTTVAYQGEPGSNSATAAHTLYPGCAEQPCTSFEQALDAVTLGTADLAVIPVDNSAAGRVADVHHLLPESGLFIIAEHFLAIRFDLMGVPGATPDQVECVRSHVHALGQCRKVLREGGWRTLVTDDTAGAAREVAELGDPRHAALAPPAAAGLYGLDVLRPGVEDDPDNTTRFVVLSRESVVAPHTGEPTMTSLFFSVRNIPSALFKALGGFATSGVNLTKIESYQIGAGLNASRFYAEIEGHPDEQHVALALHELGFFSTEVRILGVYPSHPHRLEH